The Paramisgurnus dabryanus chromosome 1, PD_genome_1.1, whole genome shotgun sequence genome includes a window with the following:
- the usp39 gene encoding ubiquitin carboxyl-terminal hydrolase 39: protein MIAGMKREKIIDEDEQDEVKVKVRRVEDRRSRHCPYLDTINRSVLDFDFEKLCSISLSHINVYACLICGKYFQGRGQKSHAYIHSVQFTHHVFLNLHTLKFYCLPDNYEIIDSSLEDITYVLKPTFTKQHISGLDNQGKLYRAYDGTTYLPGIVGLNNIKANDYANSVLQALSNVPPLRNYFLEEENYRKIRRPPGDIMFLLVQRFGELMRKLWNPRNFKAHVSPHEMLQAVVLCSKKNFQITKQGDAVDFLSWFLNALHGALGGTKKKSTIITQAFQGSMRIFSKKLPHPDLPPEEKEALLLKEDFQEVMSESTFLYLTLDLPTAPLYKDEKEQLIIPQVPLFTILAKFNGNTEKEYKTYKENFLKKFQLTKLPPYLIFCIKRFTKNNFFIEKNPTIVNFPITNVDLREYLTEEAQATEKITTYDLVANVVHDGKPTEGSYRIHVLHHGTGKWYELQDLQVTDILPQMITLSEAYIQIWKRQDIDEGSHTGA from the coding sequence ATGATAGCAGGCATGAAACGAGAAAAGATTATCGACGAAGACGAACAGGACGAGGTGAAGGTGAAAGTTAGACGAGTTGAAGATAGGAGAAGCCGCCATTGTCCATATCTAGACACAATCAACAGAAGTGTTTTGGATTTCGACTTTGAGAAGCTTTGTTCGATCTCACTCTCACACATTAATGTCTACGCGTGTCTAATCTGTGGCAAATATTTCCAAGGACGCGGACAGAAGTCTCACGCGTACATTCACAGCGTTCAGTTTACGCACCATGTTTTCCTGAATCTCCACACGCTCAAGTTCTACTGTCTGCCAGACAATTACGAGATCATCGACTCCTCTTTAGAGGACATAACATATGTTCTGAAACCCACATTCACCAAACAGCACATCTCTGGCTTGGATAACCAAGGGAAGCTGTATCGAGCCTACGATGGCACAACGTATTTGCCTGGAATTGTGGGTCTCAATAATATCAAAGCCAACGACTATGCCAATAGTGTTCTGCAGGCGCTGTCAAATGTGCCCCCACTAAGGAACTATTTCCTTGAAGAGGAGAACTACCGTAAAATTCGGCGGCCACCCGGTGACATCATGTTCCTGTTGGTTCAACGCTTTGGGGAGCTAATGCGCAAGCTTTGGAACCCGCGTAACTTCAAAGCTCACGTGTCTCCGCATGAAATGTTGCAGGCTGTGGTGTTATgcagtaaaaaaaactttcagatcACCAAGCAAGGGGATGCCGTGGACTTTCTCTCCTGGTTCCTGAATGCATTGCACGGTGCCCTCGGTGGGACGAAGAAAAAATCGACCATCATCACACAGGCGTTTCAGGGGTCCATGCGAATCTTCTCAAAGAAACTTCCCCATCCAGATCTACCACCAGAAGAGAAAGAAGCTCTTCTCTTAAAAGAGGACTTTCAGGAGGTGATGTCCGAGTCCACTTTCTTGTACCTGACCTTGGACCTGCCCACCGCACCCCTCTACAAAGATGAGAAAGAACAGCTCATCATTCCTCAAGTTCCTCTCTTCACCATCCTAGCCAAGTTCAATggaaacacagagaaagagtACAAGACATACAAAGAGAACTTTCTGAAAAAATTTCAGTTGACCAAGCTTCCCCCGTACCTCATCTTCTGTATCAAAAGGTTCACGAAGAACAACTTCTTTATTGAAAAGAACCCCACCATTGTCAACTTTCCAATCACCAATGTTGATTTGCGTGAGTATCTGACGGAAGAGGCCCAGGCTACTGAGAAGATCACAACCTATGACCTGGTGGCCAACGTAGTTCATGATGGAAAACCAACAGAGGGCTCATATCGAATTCACGTTTTGCATCATGGAACAGGGAAGTGGTATGAACTTCAGGACTTGCAGGTGACCGATATCTTGCCCCAGATGATTACGCTTTCAGAAGCATACATACAGATTTGGAAAAGACAAGATATAGATGAAGGAAGCCATACAGGGGCATAG
- the tut1 gene encoding speckle targeted PIP5K1A-regulated poly(A) polymerase, which translates to MEPDEDIQTTQRGFHCNLCNVNIPNKPSLEDHVKGKKHQHLLRLRAQRKAQEENSVFVSGFKPDTSPTDLKEYFTQFGPVSGVIMDKQKGVYAIVEFSDPQDAQKTLAELQHQLSGLKLRVKPREKKEFKLASRGKQDSKHQIGLDKLNCELCKASSVNEQLQVAMESFELKENERKVRDLLVQLLQEVFTEFFPDCLVVPFGSSVNTFGIHSCDLDLFLDLENTKVFQARSKASDQPTGENPSEDGRSEDSILSDIDLSTATPVEILDLVAAILRKCVPGVHKVQTLGSARLPVVKFSHRELNLQGDITINNRLAARNTRYLQLCSGVDSRLRPLVYTLRLWAKQKQLAGNTSGPGPLLNNYALTLLVIFYLQNREPPVLPSVNQLKDMACEEEECVIEEWDCTFPSQPFSVPPSTNTEDLCTLLSGFFTFYSKFDFSASVVSLRDGRALPITDFLHRDEEMKTTAEASCPRPKSSSAPKLGPMNVLDPFEQNHNVAGNINERTQMNFKRECCEAEKYCRSLQYQRKSAKGKSWGLMRLFAPPSEAGPRSQAGTEKIMEVSIPFKADVLPGPLRSQLALAGEAFRGLWFAKVCSAVQAVFNDVLKCSPSEQTQETTTCQGLDKAEEVNNNQSIEDVDPPTKGQSGKKRPLTTEEGPTSSTCIQVKRQRLDSDMEHPEPVHWSWTQRHQVWAGRRKVRRDLLKTSDETSKPEGGCVDIESRVTQSIVEKEQELQDSLEFKVDAEVVGGNENTKVNLRFNPSQDKEGLFRDFFHFLESFLPKMTETFLGKTENLTEIS; encoded by the exons ATGGAGCCCGATGAAGATATTCAGACAACTCAGAGAGGATTTCACTGTAACCTCTGCAATGTTAACATACCCAACA AACCAAGTCTGGAGGATCATGTTAAAGGAAAGAAACATCAACACCTGCTGCGACTCCGAGCTCAGAGGAAAGCTCAAGAGGAAAACAGCGTGTTTGTCAGTGGTTTTAAACCGGACACCTCTCCGACTGATCTCAAGGAGTATTTCACACAGTTTGGACCAGTTTCAGGTGTGATCATGGACAAGCAGAAG GGTGTCTATGCTATCGTCGAGTTCTCCGATCCGCAGGACGCCCAGAAGACTCTGGCAGAACTTCAGCATCAGCTCAGTGGACTCAAGCTCCGCGTCAAGCCCAGAGAGAAGAAAGAGTTTAAACTGGCCAGCAGAGGGAAACAAGACTCCAAACATCAGATCGGCCTGGACAAACTCAACTGTGAGCTCTGCAAGGCTTCATCT gTAAATGAGCAGTTGCAGGTGGCAATGGAAAGTTTTGAGCTGAAAGAGAACGAGAGGAAAGTGAGAGATCTTCTGGTTCAGCTGCTACAGGAAGTCTTCACCGAATTCTTTCCAG ATTGTCTGGTTGTACCATTCGGCTCCTCTGTGAACACATTTGGAATTCACTCGTGTGACCTCGATCTGTTCCTGGACCTGGAGAACACCAAAGTCTTTCAAGCCCGTTCAAAGGCATCCGATCAG CCGACAGGAGAGAATCCATCCGAGGATGGACGTTCCGAGGACTCCATTCTCTCCGACATAGATCTGTCCACGGCCACCCCTGTGGAAATTTTAGACCTGGTGGCCGCCATTTTGAGGAAGTGCGTTCCAGGTGTCCACAAAGTGCAGACGCTCGGCTCTGCTCGACTTCCGGTTGTCAAGTTCAGTCATCGAGAACTCAACCTCCAAGGAGACATCACCATCAACAACAG ATTGGCTGCAAGAAACACTCGATATCTGCAGTTGTGTTCTGGTGTCGACTCTAGGCTAAGACCTCTAGTGTACACTTTGCGGTTATGGGCCAAACAGAAACAGTTAGCAG GAAACACGTCTGGCCCGGGACCGTTGTTGAACAATTACGCTCTTACCTTGCTGGTGATCTTCTACCTTCAAAATCGAGAGCCTCCTGTTCTGCCTTCTGTGAACCAGCTGAAAGACATGGCCT GTGAGGAAGAAGAGTGTGTTATTGAGGAATGGGATTGTACTTTCCCAAGTCAACCTTTTAGTGTTCCACCCAGCACAAACACTGAAGACCTGT GCACCTTGCTTTCTGGTTTCTTCACCTTCTActcaaagtttgatttctctGCTTCAGTGGTGTCTCTGAGAGACGGCCGTGCACTGCCCATCACCGACTTTCTCCACAGAGACGAGGAAATGAAAACCACAGCAGAGGCCTCTTGTCCCAGACCAAAGTCTTCCTCTGCCCCTAAACTGGGCCCTATGAATGTCTTGGACCCTTTTGAACAAAACCACAATGTGGCCGGAAACATTAATGAGCGAACTCAAATGAACTTCAAGAGAGAATGCTGTGAGGCTGAGAAATACTGCCGCAGTTTGCAATACCAGCGCAAATCGGCCAAAGGCAAATCCTGGGGTCTCATGAGACTCTTTGCGCCGCCCAGTGAAGCTGGACCCCGTTCGCAGGCCGGGACTGAGAAGATTATGGAGGTCAGCATCCCTTTTAAAGCAGACGTTCTGCCTGGACCTTTGCGTTCTCAACTGGCATTGGCAGGGGAGGCCTTTAGGGGTCTATGGTTTGCAAAGGTCTGCTCTGCTGTGCAGGCGGTCTTTAATGACGTTTTAAAATGCTCACCCTCAGAGCAGACTCAAGAGACAACCACGTGTCAAGGTCTGGACAAAGCAGAAGAGGTGAATAATAACCAAAGCATTGAAGATGTAGATCCACCAACCAAAGGTCAATCCGGTAAGAAGAGACCTCTTACGACAGAGGAGGGTCCAACGTCATCCACCTGCATACAAGttaaaagacaaagacttgaTTCTGATATGGAGCACCCAGAGCCGGTTCACTGGAGCTGGACTCAACGCCATCAGGTTTGGGCGGGGCGACGGAAAGTCCGGAGAGATCTTTTGAAGACCAGCGATGAGACGTCTAAACCTGAAGGTGGCTGCGTTGACATTGAGAGCAGGGTAACGCAGAGCATTGTGGAAAAAGAGCAGGAACTTCAGGATTCGTTGGAATTCAAGGTGGATGCGGAAGTTGTTGGCGGTAATGAAAACACCAAAGTTAACCTCCGGTTTAACCCCAGCCAGGATAAGGAAGGCCTCTTTCGAGATTTCTTTCATTTCCTAGAGTCCTTCCTACCCAAGATGACAGAAACCTTTTTAGGGAAGACAGAGAATCTTACagaaatttcatga
- the pyyb gene encoding peptide YYb, translated as MASAMRSWTVLAALVMCVIVCLSSLAEAYPPKPEPPAGEMGPEELAKYHTALRHYINLITRQRYGKRSTSEDAVAELLFGDDEQDFRPRVEDSLVW; from the exons ATGGCAAGTGCAATGAGATCCTGGACCGTGCTTGCGGCTCTTGTCATGTGTGTTATAGTGTGTCTGAGCAGCCTGGCTGAAGCTTACCCACCTAAACCTGAACCTCCGGCGGGAGAAATGGGTCCAGAAGAGCTGGCCAAATACCACACAGCACTACGGCACTACATCAACCTTATCACACGACAGAG ATATGGTAAGAGATCGACTTCTGAGGATGCTGTGGCCGAGTTGCTGTTTGGTGATGATGAACAAGACTTCAGACCCCG TGTTGAAGACAGTCTGGTTTGGTGA